A window of the Clupea harengus unplaced genomic scaffold, Ch_v2.0.2, whole genome shotgun sequence genome harbors these coding sequences:
- the LOC122129149 gene encoding verrucotoxin subunit beta-like, which yields MNQSTLTVQGLRGDTGKTADIIKTATLGRPFQLGMLYDCRNDALIPGETLWDLVDLQNNTSVQQQHNTEFNVTTSDSIEEKSHSLQLSGSLKLSLLGGLVDVAGSAKYFQDTKKSHKQARVTLQYRTTTKCETLTMDHLARGKMSHPKVFEDDIATHVVTAILYGAGAYFVFDREASSEDDRKQVEGETNFTFNKLKYVTVDGEASFNMNDEEKAAAEKFSCTFHGDFQLKTNPTSFSDAVSLYKNLPRMLGENGEHAVPLKVWLHPLVKLDSRAAKLQRDISNSLITYSSDTIESLTMTEMRCSDILKDTAAATFPAMGKKVQTLMQRCHQYKLNFMQKLGSVLPSIRRGVKEESALEDILKAHTQSPFNSNELDQWLTCKEKESDTLKSFLKQLKKLGVKMDDNLDDLLSDLEVKTIVCFSFTSVDQPDCFLVKLSDFLKPPGMVATPASDLHARNTEWLSNDARLMMKRQLQLFGELKELNKRDDTKFIAASKYEESHPGAWIIIYEEDCSDAVPFVPPSKPATPTITGVTHDNLTVKVSEPDSATVDYRVEYRKKQEQETEWASHPVQKNQEAVTMSGLKPETEYEIRATAVGKLGYAVSSDVCSAVTLTAVLPGKYLLPPVYLYHVG from the exons ATGAACCAATCAACACTGACTGTGCAAGGCCTGAGGGGGGACACG GGGAAAACTGCCGACATCATAAAGACTGCTACTTTGGGAAGACCATTTCAGCTTGGAATGCTGTATGACTGCCGTAACGATGCTCTTATTCCAG GTGAAACTTTATGGGATCTTGTCGACCTACAGAACAATACAAgtgtacaacaacaacataatacTGAATTTAATGTCACAACATCAGATTCAATTGAGGAGAAGTCACATTCATTACAGCTATCTGGCTCTCTTAAATTAAGTCTCTTGGGAGGACTGGTGGATGTTGCAGGATCAGCCAAATATTTCCAAGACACAAAGAAATCTCACAAACAAGCCCGTGTGACTCTTCAGTACAGAACAACCACAAAATGTGAAACATTAACAATGGATCACCTGGCTCGTGGAAAGATGTCTCATCCTAAAGTGTTTGAAGATGACATTGCCACTCATGTTGTCACAGCCATCTTGTACGGAGCTGGTGCTTActttgtgtttgacagagaaGCATCCTCAGAGGATGATAGGAAACAAGTGGAGGGAGAGACTAACTTCACCTTCAATAAGCTGAAATACGTCACAGTAGATGGTGAGGCATCCTTCAACATGAATGATGAAGAGAAAGCAGCAGCTGAAAAATTCAGTTGCACATTTCATGGAGATTTCCAGTTAAAAACCAACCCAACTTCCTTCAGTGATGCTGTAAGCCTTTACAAAAACCTTCCACGCATGCTGGGGGAGAATGGAGAACATGCTGTTCCACTCAAGGTGTGGCTGCACCCTCTGGTGAAGTTGGATTCAAGAGCTGCAAAACTACAAAGAGACATCAGCAATTCTCTCATCACATACTCCTCAGACACAATAGAGTCTCTAACAATGACAGAGATGAGATGCAGTGACATACTGaaagacacagcagcagcaacatttCCTGCCATGGGAAAGAAAGTTCAGACTTTGATGCAGAGGTGCCATCAGTACAAGCTTAACTTCATGCAGAAGCTCGGGTCAGTGCTTCCTTCAATCCGCAGGGGTGTGAAAGAGGAGAGTGCCCTTGAGGACATCCTTAAGGCACACACGCAGTCTCCATTCAACAGCAATGAGCTGGATCAGTGGCTCACATGCAAGGAGAAGGAATCAGATACACTGAAATCCTTCCTCAAGCAACTGAAGAAACTAGGTGTAAAAATGGATGACAATTTGGATGACCTATTGTCTGATTTAGAGGTCAAAACTATTGTGTGCTTTTCATTTACTTCGGTAGACCAGCCTGATTGTTTCCTGGTGAAACTGTCAGATTTTCTCAAACCACCAGGAATGGTGGCCACTCCTGCATCTGATCTACATGCCAGAAACACAGAGTGGCTCTCCAATGATGCTAGACTGATGATGAAGAGACAACTACAATTGTTTGGAGAACTGAAGGAGCTGAACAAAAGGGATGACACCAAATTCATAGCTGCATCAAAATATGAAGAGAGCCATCCTGGGGCGTGGATTATCATATATGAAGAGGATTGTTCTGATGCCGTCCCCTTTGTACCTCCATCAAAACCTGCCACCCCAACCATTACTGGTGTTACACATGACAACTTAACAGTTAAAGTATCTGAACCAGACTCTGCCACTGTAGACTACAGAGTAGAATACAGAaagaaacaggaacaggagaCTGAATGGGCATCTCACCCAGTGCAGAAGAACCAAGAGGCAGTAACTATGTCAGGACTGAAGCCAGAGACTGAGTATGAGATCAGAGCCACAGCTGTGGGCAAACTCGGCTATGCTGTGAGCAGTGATGTCTGCAGTGCTGTAACCCTCACAGCTGTCCTCCCAGGTAAATATTTGCTCCCACCAGTCTACCTGTACCATgtaggatag